One Bacteroidota bacterium DNA window includes the following coding sequences:
- a CDS encoding T9SS type A sorting domain-containing protein codes for MKKVLLLMIALCVSMAGFAQVKRAPIPAQLKNLKATRSMHTTDNSMNLSNNASPYVQPPMAKSVNETQLGTTRYDLQTNQSVQNRIYLHPDGTIGAMWSFGQVDPNFADRGGALNYFDGSSWGAYPTARIEGTRVGWPSYAPMGTGELVCAHNSSTGLVISRRDPKGTGAWTDTVIQGPLTSDNTTALLWPRMITSGNTVHIIACTDQALTGDPAITYQGLELALVYIRSTDGGHTWDAPIILPGMDSASVVSQNNKGFGGDSYSWAAPKGDTIAFVVGDSWSDFFVMKSFDGGDTWTKIMIYDFPTPATAPTTIIPSLDGSSAIAIDDMGKVHVVVGKMRVSDDTYTDDLTSYYPYTDGLIYWNEDIGQIDSNALSYTSDSMLIAVMYDFSGNDTIDFPTVGSGQWPFGNYYLSLTSMPQIIIDGSDIYVTFSSVREDKSSTGANPNEQLYRHVFAMKSNDLGQTWSNYNDDLTQDVLHDFDECVFASLSYTSDNMLHIVYQADEEPGLAVRGDEDPYTDNRIYYIGVEKALVGVSNVGEAASAINNVKIYPNPVSETAKIDITLSSSQKVDMTISNIMGQLVTSKSFGTINAGTTTVSFDASSLQSGIYFCTVNAGTGRTTSKIVVK; via the coding sequence ATGAAAAAAGTTCTATTATTGATGATTGCACTTTGCGTTAGCATGGCCGGATTCGCTCAGGTAAAAAGGGCACCGATTCCTGCACAGCTAAAGAACCTTAAGGCTACACGGTCGATGCACACTACAGACAATTCGATGAACTTGTCTAACAACGCAAGCCCCTATGTACAGCCACCGATGGCAAAAAGCGTTAACGAAACTCAGTTAGGTACTACACGTTATGATCTTCAGACAAATCAGTCAGTTCAAAACAGAATATATCTGCATCCTGATGGTACAATCGGTGCAATGTGGTCATTTGGTCAGGTTGATCCCAATTTCGCAGACAGAGGTGGTGCTCTCAACTATTTTGACGGCAGCAGCTGGGGCGCTTACCCAACAGCACGTATAGAAGGTACACGCGTTGGTTGGCCATCATACGCTCCTATGGGAACCGGCGAACTGGTTTGTGCTCATAACAGCAGCACCGGTCTTGTTATTTCACGCCGCGACCCCAAAGGTACAGGCGCATGGACAGACACCGTAATTCAGGGCCCGCTTACTTCCGACAACACAACAGCTCTGCTTTGGCCGAGAATGATAACTTCAGGTAACACTGTTCATATTATTGCGTGCACAGATCAGGCATTAACAGGTGATCCTGCAATTACATACCAAGGTCTTGAACTCGCATTGGTTTATATCCGCTCAACCGATGGCGGTCATACATGGGATGCCCCCATTATCCTTCCGGGAATGGATTCTGCATCTGTTGTAAGCCAAAATAATAAAGGATTTGGTGGCGACTCATATTCATGGGCAGCTCCCAAAGGCGATACCATTGCTTTTGTTGTTGGTGACAGCTGGAGCGATTTCTTTGTAATGAAATCATTTGACGGTGGCGATACCTGGACAAAAATCATGATTTATGATTTCCCCACACCCGCTACTGCTCCTACAACAATTATTCCTTCACTCGACGGTTCAAGTGCCATTGCAATTGATGATATGGGCAAAGTTCACGTAGTAGTTGGCAAAATGAGAGTTTCTGATGATACGTATACTGATGATCTTACCTCTTATTATCCTTACACCGATGGTTTAATTTACTGGAATGAAGATATTGGCCAGATTGACAGCAACGCTTTGTCATATACTTCAGACTCAATGCTCATCGCCGTTATGTATGATTTCAGCGGTAATGATACTATTGATTTCCCGACAGTAGGTAGCGGTCAGTGGCCATTTGGTAACTATTACCTCTCACTGACATCCATGCCTCAGATTATTATTGACGGATCGGATATCTATGTTACATTCTCATCAGTTAGAGAAGATAAATCTTCAACAGGTGCCAATCCTAACGAACAACTCTACAGACATGTGTTCGCCATGAAATCAAATGACCTCGGACAAACCTGGTCGAATTATAATGATGACCTTACACAGGACGTACTTCATGATTTCGACGAATGTGTATTTGCATCATTGTCATACACATCAGATAACATGCTTCACATAGTGTATCAGGCTGACGAAGAGCCCGGTCTTGCTGTTAGAGGCGACGAAGATCCTTATACTGATAACAGGATTTATTACATTGGCGTTGAAAAAGCACTGGTTGGTGTTAGCAACGTCGGCGAAGCAGCTTCTGCTATCAACAATGTTAAAATTTACCCGAATCCTGTTTCGGAAACTGCTAAAATTGACATCACACTTTCATCATCACAGAAAGTTGACATGACCATCAGCAATATCATGGGACAGCTTGTTACAAGCAAATCATTCGGTACAATTAACGCCGGTACAACTACCGTTTCTTTCGACGCTTCATCTCTGCAGTCAGGTATCTACTTCTGCACTGTGAATGCCGGCACCGGAAGAACCACAAGCAAAATCGTTGTAAAATAA
- a CDS encoding zinc dependent phospholipase C family protein, which yields MNCCSKYVLRLTLIVAMLCCFNSSGYSWGFWAHKKINHMAVFALPAEMMGFFKKHIDYITDHAIDPDKRSRSVEGEQIKHYIDIDHYGDKPFDVMPKTWKDACSKYTKDTLELYGINPWWMSKMIMSLSQAFRDEDLDKILWTAANLGHYVADATVPLHTSQYYDGRTLEQKGIHAFWESRVPELFGDTYNYMVGKAEYLGDPLETAWSLVKESHYEIDTVMSVLEYMTKNYPDDKKYVYDERGAVIAKQFSAEYTAEFSKRMNNMVERKLQRAVKMVASVWYTAWVNAGQPDLSRLDNKEISKQHKKELQETEKMWRTGKPVGRQNPEETQ from the coding sequence ATGAACTGCTGTAGCAAATACGTACTAAGACTTACCCTGATTGTTGCAATGTTATGCTGCTTCAACAGTTCAGGCTATTCGTGGGGGTTTTGGGCGCATAAAAAAATCAACCACATGGCGGTGTTTGCACTTCCTGCCGAAATGATGGGATTCTTTAAAAAGCACATCGACTATATTACCGATCATGCTATTGACCCCGATAAACGCTCTCGCAGCGTGGAAGGCGAACAGATTAAACATTATATAGATATTGATCACTACGGGGATAAGCCATTCGATGTTATGCCGAAAACATGGAAAGATGCTTGTTCTAAATATACAAAAGACACCTTGGAATTGTATGGGATTAATCCCTGGTGGATGAGCAAAATGATTATGTCGCTTTCTCAGGCATTCCGCGATGAGGATCTCGATAAAATTCTCTGGACAGCAGCAAATTTGGGACATTATGTGGCCGATGCTACCGTTCCGCTGCATACATCGCAATATTACGATGGCCGTACCCTGGAGCAAAAAGGCATTCATGCATTTTGGGAATCCCGTGTACCGGAATTATTCGGAGACACCTACAATTATATGGTGGGTAAGGCAGAATATTTGGGCGATCCGCTTGAAACGGCCTGGTCGTTGGTGAAGGAAAGTCATTATGAAATTGATACGGTAATGAGTGTTCTGGAATATATGACCAAGAATTACCCTGACGACAAAAAGTATGTTTATGATGAAAGGGGGGCCGTAATTGCCAAGCAATTTTCGGCAGAATATACGGCAGAATTCTCCAAACGAATGAATAATATGGTTGAGCGTAAATTGCAGCGTGCCGTTAAAATGGTCGCCTCTGTTTGGTACACTGCATGGGTAAATGCCGGTCAGCCTGATCTTTCCCGACTGGATAACAAAGAAATCTCCAAGCAGCACAAAAAAGAGCTGCAGGAGACTGAAAAAATGTGGCGCACCGGAAAACCTGTTGGAAGGCAAAACCCCGAAGAAACCCAATAA
- a CDS encoding 2-phosphosulfolactate phosphatase produces the protein MYNETQENRRYTTAMNMTNVNEIETCFSPALVPYYKTEGRIIVLVDILRATSSICAAFHYGVKEIIPVASVEEARDYKNRGFIVAGERDGKVLDFADFGNSPFNFMNAEIKGKTIAYCTTNGTKAISWAENSESLVIGAYLNFSVLSEWLAKQKKDVLILCSGWKNKFNIEDTLFAGALAAKLLEGGAFGTNCDSVTASVDLWTLAKTDLMKYIDKAAHRTRLKNLGLDDVIEYCHTFDAAPVLPLLKNNTIIA, from the coding sequence TTGTATAACGAAACACAAGAAAACCGCCGTTATACAACGGCAATGAACATGACAAACGTTAATGAGATTGAAACCTGCTTTTCGCCTGCCCTTGTCCCCTATTATAAAACCGAAGGACGAATCATTGTTTTGGTGGATATTCTCCGGGCAACTTCGTCGATATGTGCAGCCTTCCATTATGGTGTGAAGGAAATCATCCCGGTGGCAAGCGTTGAAGAGGCACGCGATTATAAAAACAGAGGATTCATTGTTGCCGGAGAACGCGATGGTAAGGTGCTCGACTTTGCTGACTTTGGCAATTCGCCTTTCAATTTCATGAATGCAGAGATAAAAGGTAAGACGATTGCATATTGCACTACTAACGGAACAAAAGCAATCAGCTGGGCTGAAAACAGCGAATCACTGGTAATTGGGGCATACCTTAATTTTAGTGTCCTATCCGAATGGTTGGCGAAACAAAAAAAGGATGTATTAATATTGTGCTCGGGCTGGAAGAACAAATTCAATATTGAAGATACTCTTTTTGCAGGTGCACTGGCAGCTAAACTTCTTGAGGGTGGCGCCTTCGGCACCAACTGTGATTCTGTTACTGCCTCTGTTGACCTGTGGACATTAGCAAAAACCGATTTGATGAAATATATTGATAAAGCTGCTCATCGTACCCGCCTAAAAAATCTCGGACTTGATGACGTTATTGAATATTGTCATACCTTTGATGCCGCACCCGTTTTACCACTATTGAAAAATAACACTATTATTGCTTAA
- the speB gene encoding agmatinase encodes MIEENPRFGEVPDEYAGKENAQIVILPVPYDGTSTWLKGADKGPEAIIDASSAMWYYDIETETEVYKKGIYTADAVTENRSPELMVDEVYRRTHDVLEKNKFLVTLGGEHSISIGVIKAFAEKFEDLTVLQFDAHLDLMPEYEGTANNHACIMARAKEHCKVIHVGIRSVDIVEYENAEPDRVFYAHQIHENDDWMDKVISLLTKNLYITFDLDAFDPSLLPATGTPEPGGMGWYQVMKLLKKVIASTNVVGFDVVELCPRPGDRTSDYIAAKLIYKLLSYKFEEKK; translated from the coding sequence ATGATAGAAGAGAACCCACGATTCGGAGAAGTGCCCGATGAATATGCCGGAAAGGAAAACGCGCAGATTGTAATATTACCCGTCCCGTACGATGGAACAAGCACATGGCTTAAAGGCGCCGACAAAGGGCCTGAAGCCATTATTGATGCATCATCGGCCATGTGGTACTATGATATTGAAACCGAAACCGAAGTTTATAAAAAAGGTATTTATACCGCAGATGCTGTAACTGAAAACCGCAGTCCTGAATTGATGGTGGATGAAGTATACCGCCGTACCCATGATGTTCTGGAAAAGAATAAATTTTTGGTGACACTTGGAGGAGAGCATTCTATCAGCATTGGTGTCATCAAAGCCTTTGCCGAAAAATTCGAAGATCTTACCGTACTACAGTTTGATGCACATCTGGATTTAATGCCGGAATACGAAGGCACAGCCAACAACCATGCATGCATCATGGCGCGGGCAAAAGAGCATTGCAAGGTTATACATGTCGGAATTCGCAGCGTGGATATTGTAGAATATGAAAATGCAGAGCCTGACCGCGTATTTTACGCACACCAAATCCATGAAAACGACGATTGGATGGACAAGGTAATTTCGTTGCTCACTAAAAATTTATACATCACCTTCGATCTCGATGCATTCGACCCCTCGCTGCTTCCGGCAACGGGCACGCCCGAACCCGGCGGCATGGGCTGGTATCAGGTTATGAAGCTTCTTAAAAAAGTTATAGCAAGCACGAATGTTGTGGGATTCGATGTGGTAGAGCTCTGTCCGCGTCCGGGCGACAGGACATCCGATTATATAGCGGCAAAACTTATTTATAAATTGCTGAGTTATAAATTTGAAGAAAAAAAATAG
- a CDS encoding type B 50S ribosomal protein L31 has translation MRKDIHPKDYRLVVFKDTSNDYTFITRSTAQTKETIVWEDGKEYPLIKLEISHTSHPFYTGKMKFVDTAGRVDKFRNRYKNHVSRAGLDSEKQESAE, from the coding sequence ATGAGAAAAGATATTCATCCGAAAGATTACCGCCTCGTGGTTTTTAAAGATACGTCAAACGACTATACTTTTATTACCCGCTCTACAGCACAAACCAAAGAGACCATTGTTTGGGAAGACGGCAAAGAATACCCACTGATTAAACTTGAAATTTCACATACTTCACACCCATTTTATACCGGTAAAATGAAGTTTGTCGATACTGCAGGTCGTGTTGATAAATTCCGCAACAGGTATAAAAACCATGTAAGCAGGGCCGGATTAGACAGCGAAAAACAAGAATCCGCTGAATAA
- a CDS encoding GlmU family protein, with product MNFILFDDSSRTDLLPLTFMRPVADIRVGILTIREKWEKYLKVKTSTLTEKHLSAKFPMIKEENNILINGSVCPSKELAKQVMALKPDQSLICGDYIIALHIVEKDMQDVENVDSAKVEEVEKHEVEGLEEIPTQAPHIKINFPWDVFSKNDQAIREDFELITHGRKSKSMSESNRIIGAENIFVEAGAIVECSTINASAGPVYIGKDAEIMEGCNIRGPFSLGEHSVLKMGTKIYGATTVGPECRIGGEVNNSVIFGFSNKAHEGFLGNSVIAEWCNLGADTNNSNLKNTYDEIKVWNYTQDRFIPSGLTFCGLIMGDHSKCGINTMFNTGTVVGANANIFGSGFQRNFIPSFSWGSSVTGYSTYDITKAIDVAKSVYKRRGLEFTDADAEIHRSVYNLTFAYRKKVKF from the coding sequence ATGAATTTCATATTGTTTGATGACTCCAGCCGAACTGACCTTTTACCGCTGACATTTATGCGGCCTGTTGCCGATATCCGGGTAGGGATTTTAACCATACGCGAAAAATGGGAGAAATATCTTAAAGTAAAAACATCGACACTGACGGAAAAGCATCTCAGCGCCAAATTCCCCATGATTAAGGAAGAAAATAACATATTAATCAACGGATCTGTTTGCCCATCTAAAGAACTTGCAAAGCAGGTCATGGCTCTTAAACCTGACCAGTCGCTTATTTGCGGAGATTACATCATTGCTCTCCACATTGTTGAAAAGGATATGCAGGACGTCGAAAATGTTGATTCTGCAAAAGTCGAAGAAGTGGAAAAGCATGAGGTAGAAGGACTCGAAGAAATTCCAACCCAGGCACCACATATCAAGATTAATTTCCCGTGGGATGTTTTTTCAAAAAATGATCAGGCTATCAGAGAGGATTTTGAGTTAATTACACATGGCCGTAAATCAAAATCAATGAGCGAATCTAATCGCATCATAGGCGCCGAAAATATCTTTGTTGAAGCAGGTGCAATCGTGGAATGCTCAACAATAAATGCATCTGCAGGTCCGGTGTATATTGGCAAAGATGCCGAAATTATGGAAGGTTGTAATATCCGCGGCCCCTTCTCATTAGGCGAGCATTCTGTATTAAAAATGGGAACGAAGATTTATGGCGCAACCACGGTGGGCCCCGAATGCCGCATTGGTGGTGAAGTAAATAATTCGGTAATTTTTGGTTTCAGCAACAAAGCACACGAGGGATTCTTAGGTAATTCGGTGATTGCCGAATGGTGCAATCTTGGCGCCGATACCAATAATTCCAATCTTAAAAATACTTACGACGAAATAAAGGTGTGGAATTATACGCAAGACCGGTTCATTCCGTCAGGGCTTACGTTCTGCGGTCTCATCATGGGCGACCATTCTAAATGCGGCATCAACACAATGTTTAATACAGGAACCGTAGTTGGTGCGAACGCCAATATTTTCGGCTCCGGTTTCCAGCGCAATTTTATTCCTTCATTCTCATGGGGAAGCAGTGTTACCGGCTACAGCACTTATGACATTACAAAGGCAATTGATGTGGCAAAATCTGTCTATAAACGCAGAGGCCTCGAATTTACCGATGCTGATGCGGAAATCCACAGGAGCGTTTATAACCTTACATTTGCGTATCGGAAGAAAGTCAAATTCTGA
- the lon gene encoding endopeptidase La — translation MEIIDNDTEFIPLFTSEDEEAMNAEEIPETLPILPLRNTVLFPGMVIPITVGRDKSIKLIKESYKDKKIIGVVAQKDVNVEDPGPDDLNRIGTVAKIVKTLHMPDGSTTVIIQGKKRIRIEEVITTEPYFYARVSQFGSHDAAPADNRFQALISSLKDLSLQIVKQSPNIPSDAGFAIKNIESHSFLVNFISSNLNVDIAEKQKLLEIADLNERAGQVLNLLTKELQMLELKNQIQNKVKTDLDKQQRDYLLHQQMKMIQQELGDNPMEQQINELKEKRNNKKWSKEIADLFEKELTKLQRMNPSAAEYSVQSNYLETLVELPWNEYTVDNFDLSRAQNILDEDHYGLEKVKERIIEYLAVLKLKGDMKSPILCLVGPPGVGKTSLGKSVARAIERKYVRMSLGGLRDEAELRGHRKTYIGAMPGRIMQSLKKAKSANPVFVLDEIDKVSGNNVNGDPQAALLEILDPEQNATFYDNFLEVDFDLSRIMFIATANSTATIYPALRDRMEIIDLSGYLLEEKIEIANRHLVPKQLKEHGVTESQLKINSKVLERVIEDYTKESGVRSLERFIAKMIRNRARFIAMDEDYNKTIKPDEVIKILGAPPFRRESSLSENVAGVVTGLAWTAYGGEILFIEVSLSRGKGALTLTGNLGDVMKESATIAFEYLKAHAGLLNIDTKVFDLWNVHIHVPEGATPKDGPSAGITMFTALASAFTQRKVKQNIAMTGEITLRGQVLPVGGIKEKILAAKRSQVKTIILSEENRKDIEEINPRYIKGLSFEYISQMIEVIDLALKQETVKPMLNISATA, via the coding sequence ATGGAAATCATAGATAACGACACGGAATTTATCCCACTTTTTACCTCTGAAGACGAAGAAGCAATGAATGCGGAAGAAATTCCGGAAACGCTTCCCATACTTCCTTTACGCAACACCGTCCTTTTTCCGGGAATGGTTATTCCCATTACTGTTGGTCGTGATAAATCCATAAAACTTATTAAAGAATCGTATAAAGACAAAAAGATAATCGGGGTCGTGGCCCAGAAAGATGTGAATGTTGAAGATCCCGGTCCCGATGACCTGAACAGAATAGGCACCGTTGCCAAAATCGTGAAAACGCTGCACATGCCCGACGGAAGTACGACCGTTATTATTCAGGGTAAAAAACGAATCAGAATTGAGGAAGTTATCACAACAGAGCCCTATTTTTATGCGCGTGTGAGCCAGTTCGGCAGCCACGATGCAGCTCCGGCAGATAACCGTTTTCAGGCACTCATCTCTTCATTAAAAGATTTATCGCTTCAAATAGTGAAGCAATCGCCCAACATACCTTCTGATGCAGGGTTTGCAATAAAGAATATAGAAAGCCATTCATTCCTGGTGAACTTTATTTCAAGCAATCTGAATGTTGATATCGCCGAAAAACAAAAACTGCTTGAAATTGCCGACCTGAACGAAAGGGCAGGGCAGGTGCTTAACCTTCTTACCAAAGAATTGCAGATGCTGGAACTGAAAAATCAGATTCAGAATAAGGTAAAAACAGACCTTGACAAACAACAGCGCGATTATCTGCTTCACCAGCAAATGAAAATGATTCAGCAGGAACTCGGCGATAATCCGATGGAACAGCAGATAAATGAGCTGAAAGAAAAACGCAACAATAAAAAATGGTCGAAAGAAATTGCCGACCTTTTTGAAAAAGAACTTACCAAACTGCAGCGCATGAATCCTTCGGCTGCAGAATACTCTGTCCAGAGCAATTATCTGGAAACCCTGGTAGAGCTGCCCTGGAATGAATACACCGTTGATAATTTTGACCTGTCACGTGCACAAAATATTCTTGATGAAGATCATTACGGGCTCGAAAAAGTTAAAGAACGTATTATAGAATATCTCGCCGTATTGAAACTCAAAGGCGATATGAAATCACCTATCCTTTGCCTGGTAGGCCCTCCGGGGGTTGGCAAAACTTCTCTCGGAAAATCCGTGGCACGTGCTATTGAACGTAAATATGTGCGCATGTCGCTCGGCGGCCTGCGCGATGAAGCCGAGTTGCGCGGTCACCGTAAAACTTATATTGGTGCCATGCCCGGACGTATCATGCAAAGCCTGAAAAAAGCAAAATCGGCAAATCCGGTGTTTGTGCTTGACGAAATTGATAAAGTGAGCGGAAACAATGTGAATGGCGACCCTCAGGCAGCCCTTCTCGAAATACTCGATCCGGAACAAAATGCCACATTCTACGATAATTTTCTGGAGGTAGATTTTGACCTCTCGCGCATCATGTTCATTGCTACTGCCAACAGCACTGCAACAATTTATCCTGCTTTGCGCGACCGCATGGAAATCATCGACCTGAGCGGATATTTACTTGAGGAGAAAATTGAAATTGCCAACCGTCATCTTGTCCCGAAACAATTAAAAGAACACGGCGTTACCGAATCACAGCTGAAAATAAACAGTAAAGTACTTGAACGCGTAATTGAAGATTATACCAAAGAATCCGGTGTACGGTCACTTGAACGGTTTATCGCAAAAATGATCAGGAACAGGGCGCGCTTCATCGCTATGGACGAAGATTATAACAAAACCATCAAACCGGACGAAGTAATTAAAATACTGGGCGCACCGCCATTCCGCAGAGAAAGCAGCTTATCGGAAAATGTAGCCGGCGTTGTTACAGGACTTGCATGGACTGCCTACGGAGGCGAGATATTGTTTATTGAAGTGAGCCTTAGTCGCGGAAAAGGCGCGCTTACCCTTACGGGAAATCTGGGCGACGTGATGAAAGAATCGGCCACCATTGCATTCGAATATCTGAAAGCCCACGCGGGATTACTCAATATCGACACCAAAGTTTTCGACCTGTGGAATGTACATATTCATGTTCCCGAAGGCGCAACGCCCAAAGACGGTCCATCGGCCGGTATCACAATGTTCACGGCACTTGCATCGGCTTTCACACAACGCAAAGTGAAACAGAATATTGCCATGACGGGTGAGATAACCTTACGCGGGCAAGTACTGCCTGTGGGTGGTATCAAGGAGAAAATACTTGCCGCAAAACGCTCTCAGGTAAAAACCATCATCCTTTCAGAAGAGAACCGTAAAGACATTGAAGAAATCAATCCGCGCTATATTAAAGGATTGAGCTTTGAATACATCAGCCAGATGATAGAAGTGATTGATCTTGCACTGAAACAGGAAACGGTAAAACCCATGCTGAATATCAGCGCCACTGCCTGA